In Colletotrichum destructivum chromosome 1, complete sequence, the sequence CATACATCCGTGTACTGTACAGTAACTTAGGCACTACTAGTTAGAATTTTGCCGAGCGCGTGGTGAGGATTCGCAGACGGACAGTATCGGCTTTTGTGTTTTGTCTATAACCATGTTCTTCTTTATCCATTATGACATGCGGCCCAAACAGCCAGACGTGATGATGCTTTTGACATGAGTGACATCGTACGTGTTGGTAAATAtaccaggtatccgtatatacggcgaggtgaagcaATGAAGACTCGTTCTATTGGTCTACTTATGATATTGCTTAGTGAGTGGAATAAAAGGGAGTTTATTGCCACGGCCACATCGATGGCTCGCGGACCTTCAATTCGGCGACCACAGAAACACAGGTGGACAACTCCAAACGCCAGGATAGACACCTATCGTACGACCATCGTCGGCCACAAAATAGTACGCCATCCTACCATTGACGAATTCCATGACAAGTCTACCATTCGTCACCCAGCCGAACGTAGCGCCGGGTGTGATTGATTCACACTGACTGACATTGCAACGGTCACTTTTCCTCAGGCTTTGACGGCTGGCAAGCAGTCAGTCCCTCATTCTATGGAAACTGTAGCGCCAGACACGTACCGTGGACCACGTGGTCGTAGCCCTGggggtttttctttcttgtttCGAGCGCAAGGCGGCAATTCCAGACTGGCTGATCTGTCGCATGGGTCCAGTTCGGCTTCGGGGGTTATTGCCATGAACATGATGAGGGCTTGGGCTGCGATCAAAACTCACTCTTTGGCGCAGCGTCTTGCATCTTCACGCAGGTTATGCGTTTCGTAAGTAGCGATGTTCAATACACACCACGAAGTAGTGATGTCAGCGTTAAAGGTCGTCACTGATTTTCTGGCTCACAATGTTTCGAGTCTTTTCCAAGTACACTTTGCTATGACGGGGTTTGCTGTGGAACGGATGTACTTATAACATTACCAGAAGTTTGACTTCGATCCTTCTCACTGCGTGGTTGCATTGTTGCCAGTCTGACTGGGTGCGCCGAACAGGGCCAAAACAAGCTTTTGGGGTACGCAAGATAGCCGGGTTGGGATAGGTCTTGCATATGGCGCAAAGTCCGTTGCCGCACGCGAATTGCGTTGTGGCGTTTTCCGATGGCGGCTGATGGGGTGAGAGGACCTTTTTGAGAGACTGCCTGGATATGAGAGCCATTTGCTGCTTTCTGAATAAACGTTTCGACGACGGACAAACTTTTAAACATCATGCTGTCATGATGAGATGCTTTCTCGCTCTGCTTCAGCATCCTGAACGTACTTGGTTGACAGGTTGTCTTGTTATGACTAGTCGTTTCGCGCGTAGCTGGACGAAAGCCTCGCCTCACGCAATGGAGAGTCTGGACCAACACTCATTAGACTTACTGATCGATTTCAATCCGTGTTCTTTGGACTTTGAAGAGACGACTGCCTCTTCTGATTCATGGTCGTCCAGCGTGAACACGCCATCTTCCAGCGGCAACAGTTTCATCGAGCAAGGTGTCACACCAACACAGGATGTGTCAATGGATGAGCTGTCTTACCAGGAATACGAATATCCAGATCCATCCGAGTCTCCCTCGGCTTGGAGAGCCCTCGACGGTAGCAGTGAGACCACCGACTTGACACTTGCCTCATCGGGAGATTGGCATAGGTATCAGGAACAACAAGAAGCCGATAGGACAGATTTGGTAGCACTTGCAAGGACCCATCACTGAACGTAACTACTCTGACATGCCCGACAGAACGACTTCATCTTCCATGTTCTAGTGCGTACGCCAGAGCGCTTATTCAGACGGGAGGTGTCAACGGATGCTTGGCACCAGCATCAGCTCGATTGTGGGCGGAAGACTCAAGCGTTACGCCATGCCATCACGAGTTCTACGAACCTATTTCTACGAGGCTCGATCGGAGACACGATTTTGCATACATTGGCAGGCGATTTTGGGCTGCTGAACTTGTCTGCGGAAACCGAGGGTTACGACATTCTCCAGCGGCTCTTCGACATTGGGCCAGACGGTTTCGGGTCGTCAGTGAAGTCCTGTTGTCTATCTATGATTGATTCGCAGAATGACGGGTATCGCATGATCGACGGAGCCCCGGCGGAACCGTTCATGCACACGCCCCTTGGGGTTGCAATTCTATACAACAACCTCGCCTGCGCTGAGCTTCTGCTTCAGCACGGGGCTGGTGCAAACATCCCAGGGGAGTGGGGACAGCGTCCGCTGTTCTTTGCCTATCGGAACAATAGCGAAGAAGCAGTCAAACTGCTGACCGCCTACGGAGCTTGCCTTTGACGAAACCCCGGCTTTTGGCCAGACACAGCGCCTAATGCAAAGAACGCCAGTCTCACGCAATGGCTCGATAAGCATCGATGTGTGTTGTAGGCAGGGAAGCCTTTTGCGATTTTTGCGGCGAGGCAGGCAGGCCAATCGCCGGCCGACAAGGTGCCGACGATTTTTACCATAGAGACTTTGCATGCACTTCACTAAGCTGCGGCGCCAAATTTCGCGAGTGTCTGATTGCTTGTCGGTATCGGCATTCGCAGCACTAGATTTCGGGCCTCCACTTTTACGAAGAGTTCTAGAATCTCCGTCCCTTTTGCGCTAAGATTGGCGCTGTTTTGGCCCCAATCTTTGCCTATTGGGGGGTCATGACGCCAATGCCCGAGAAAACAGGCCCTCTTTGCGCCAATTCCGACGCTTGAGATCTGGCCGTTAATTGACCTCTCAAAGTGGGTGTATGGCGGGCAGTTGATCTGGCCCTCTCCAGGCTTCGCCCATCCATGCATCCCATCATTCCTGGGTTGGTAGAGGTCTTCGAGCACTGACGTTTGTGCACGGGAGGCAGTAAGTGAACTGACGCGCCAGAAACTGATGCGCCAGAAACTGCTCCTGCCGCAGCGGCGGAATAtggccaacaacaacagcttGCTgcgagcccgtcgccgctTACACTTGGGTCCACCGCCGTTCCCTTGCGACATCCCACGGAAGACCTTGCCATGAATGTTCGGTGCCAAAGAGCCAGAAGCTCCTTTCGTTGGTGACTCACGACATCATGGCTGTTCATACACCAAGCCACGTATAAAGGCACGGAAATAAAAGTCGAGTGAAGCAGATTTGATCTACAGATCCTGCTACTGTTCGTTCACACCCATACAGCTTTGATCACTGCTTCGGATACCTACGACCACAGCAATCGGCCACCCCGTATTTCTCCCTTCCTCGTTACAATGGAAAGAAACAGGGCAGACACACTTGAAACAGACGTCATCATTGTTGGCGCAGGCTTCAGCGGTTGTTATTCACTGTTCAAGATTCGACAGGCGGGGTACTCGGCCAAGATTCTTGAACGTGGAAACGACTTTGGGGGCGTTTGGCACTTCAATCGGTATCCCGGAGCCAGGGTCGATTCCGACACGCCTTCCTACCAGTTCAGCCTGTCCGAAGTCTGGGCCGACTTTCATTTTACCGAGCGGTTTCCCGGGTACGAAGAAATCCGCAGATATTTTCATCACGTCGATGCCACTCTCGGCTTGCGCAAGGATACGATTTTCGACGCCCGAGTGGACGAGGTCAAGTACGACCCTGCGGGCAGACGCTGGCATTTTCGCACGACAAAGGGTCTGTGCGCGACCTCCAAGTACGCAATC encodes:
- a CDS encoding Putative ankyrin repeat-containing domain superfamily, whose translation is MRAICCFLNKRFDDGQTFKHHAVMMRCFLALLQHPERTWLTGCLVMTSRFARSWTKASPHAMESLDQHSLDLLIDFNPCSLDFEETTASSDSWSSSVNTPSSSGNSFIEQGVTPTQDVSMDELSYQEYEYPDPSESPSAWRALDGSSETTDLTLASSGDWHRYQEQQEADRTDLNDFIFHVLVRTPERLFRREVSTDAWHQHQLDCGRKTQALRHAITSSTNLFLRGSIGDTILHTLAGDFGLLNLSAETEGYDILQRLFDIGPDGFGSSVKSCCLSMIDSQNDGYRMIDGAPAEPFMHTPLGVAILYNNLACAELLLQHGAGANIPGEWGQRPLFFAYRNNSEEAVKLLTAYGACL